In Canis lupus familiaris isolate Mischka breed German Shepherd chromosome 9, alternate assembly UU_Cfam_GSD_1.0, whole genome shotgun sequence, a single window of DNA contains:
- the PSMD3 gene encoding 26S proteasome non-ATPase regulatory subunit 3 translates to MKQEGSARRRGADKAKPPPGGGEQEPPPPPTPQDVEMKEEAAAGGGSAGEPDSKAAAAAAEHSQRELDTVTLEDIKEHVKQLEKAVSGKEPRFVLRALRMLPSTSRRLNHYVLYKAVHGFFTSNNATRDFLLPFLEEPMDTEADLQFRPRTGKAASAPLLPEVEAYLQLLMVIFLMNSKRYKEAQKISDDLMQKISTQNRRALDLVAAKCYYYHARVYEFLDKLDVVRSFLHARLRTATLRHDADGQATLLNLLLRNYLHYSLYDQAEKLVSKSVFPEQANNNEWARYLYYTGRIKAIQLEYSEARRTMTNALRKAPQHTAVGFKQTVHKLLIVVELLLGEIPDRLQFRQPSLKRSLMPYFLLTQAVRTGNLAKFNQVLDQFGEKFQADGTYTLIIRLRHNVIKTGVRMISLSYSRISLADIAQKLQLDSPEDAEFIVAKAIRDGVIEASINHEKGYVQSKEMIDIYSTREPQLAFHQRISFCLDIHNMSVKAMRFPPKSYNKDLESAEERREREQQDLEFAKEMAEDDDDSFP, encoded by the exons ATGAAACAGGAGGGCTCGGCGCGGCGCCGCGGTGCGGACAAGGCGAAGCCGCCGCCGGGTGGAGGGGAACAAGAACCACCGCCGCCCCCGACCCCCCAGGACGTGGAGATGAAAGAGGAGGCGGCTGCGGGTGGCGGGtcagcaggggagcctgacagcaaagcggcggcggcggcggcggagcacTCCCAGCGAGAGCTGGATACCGTCACCTTGGAGG ACATAAAGGAGCACGTGAAACAGCTGGAGAAGGCAGTATCGGGCAAGGAGCCTCGATTTGTGCTGAGGGCCCTGCGGATGCTGCCTTCCACATCACGCCGCCTCAACCACTATGTTTTGTATAAGGCTGTGCATGGCTTCTTCACCTCAAATAACGCTACTCGAGACTTCTTGCTACCCTTCCTGGAAGAG CCCATGGACACCGAAGCTGATTTACAGTTCCGTCCCCGAACAGGAAAAGCTGCATCAGCACCCCTTCTACCTGAAGTGGAAGCCTACCTACAACTCCTCATGGTCATCTTTCTGATGAACAGCAAGCGCTACAAAGAG GCACAGAAGATCTCTGACGACCTGATGCAGAAGATCAGCACTCAGAACCGCCGGGCTCTGGACCTTGTGGCCGCAAAGTGTTACTACTATCACGCCCGGGTCTATGAGTTTCTGGATAAGCTGGACGTGGTGCGCAG CTTCTTGCATGCCCGGCTCCGGACAGCCACCCTTCGGCATGACGCAGACGGGCAGGCCACCCTGCTGAACCTCCTGCTGCGGAACTACCTCCACTATAGCTTGTACGACCAGGCTGAGAAGCTGGTATCCAAGTCCGTGTTCCCTGAGCAGGCCAACAACAATGAGTGGGCCAGGTACCTCTACTACACAG GGCGAATCAAAGCCATTCAGTTGGAGTACTCAGAGGCCCGGAGAACAATGACCAATGCCCTTCGCAAGGCCCCTCAGCACACAGCTGTCGGCTTCAAACAGACG GTGCACAAGCTCCTGATTGTGGTGGAGCTGCTGCTCGGGGAGATCCCAGATCGGCTACAGTTCCGTCAGCCTTCCCTCAAGCGCTCGCTCATGCCCTACTTCCTTCTGACCCAAG ctGTCAGGACCGGAAACCTAGCCAAGTTCAACCAGGTCCTGGACCAGTTTGGGGAGAAGTTTCAAGCAGATGGGACCTATACCTTAATCATCCGACTGCGGCACAACGTCATTAAGACAG GTGTGCGCATGATCAGCCTCTCCTATTCCCGAATCTCCCTGGCCGATATTGCCCAGAAACTGCAGCTGGATAGCCCAGAGGACGCAGAGTTCATTGTTGCCAAG GCCATCCGGGATGGCGTCATTGAGGCCAGCATCAACCATGAGAAGGGCTACGTCCAGTCCAAGGAGATGATTGATATCTATTCTACCCGTGAGCCCCAGCTGGCCTTCCACCAGcgcatctccttctgcctagatATCCACAACATGTCTGTCAAG